The Deltaproteobacteria bacterium genome contains the following window.
AATGCCCAGGGGCTTCAATGAATGATTCTCCGAATCGTGAAGGAATTCCTCCAGGTTACGCAGGTGAAAGCGTCTCTCCCGCTTTCCACCCACCCGATAGCAGTTCAGCTTTCCTGAATTGGTCCAGCGTCTTATGCTCATCTCGGAGACATTCAGAACCTGGGCCGCTTCTTTTATGTTCAAGAGGTGCTCCATCAGTCAGGGTTTTCCTCCTTGTGGTATTGAAATAAATCCATTTTCCTCTCTTAACGCTGATCCATAGGATCAGGAACACGGCCCCGGTCATTTTCAGGGATGGGTCCTCACTTTTCAGGCATCTTTCTTTAACCGCCTTCAATATTCGGCCCGCGGCTGTTTCCTGCCAAAACCATCGACTGAACTCCCCGCTCGAGGGTGGCGCCGAACCGGGGCGGGCGGTTACGGACTTTAATGGGTCAATTCCAATAAACATTGCAATAAATATCTATATCAACTTTACTTTGCTATACAATATTATCTATAATAACGGATGTCAAGTGGGGGAAAATGTCGAGGATCGCCCAATTTGCCAAAATTTCCAGCATTAAAAGGAAAACAGATGAATCCAAACCGGGGGATAGACAGCATGCGAGTTGTTCTCATTGGGGTATGGATCGTTCTTTTTACCGGGTATGGCATTGTACGGGGGGAACCTTCATCCGTTCTTGAAGTGGGGGCCTTTTCAACCGAAAAAGCCGGCAACAGTCTCCCAGCCCGGTGGGAGCCCTTACACTTCAGAGACATCAAAATCCACACCCACTACCGATTAGTGGAAGCGGATGGGCAGGTGGTGGTTCAGGCCAAGGCCGACGCCTCGGCCTCGGGTTTGATCCGCAGGATCTCCATTGATCCCAAGGAATATCCAATTGTCCAATGGCGATGGAAGGTGTCCAACGTGCTTCAAAAGGGGAACGTGCATCGAAAAGATGGGGACGACTACCCGGCCCGGCTCTATATCCTCTTCGAATACGATCCGGACAGACTGGGCTTTTTTGAAAGGCTTAAATACGAAACCGCAAAGCTGTTTTACGGAGCATATCCCCCACTGGCATCCATCAACTACATCTGGGCGTCCAATGCACCGGAAGGGCTGGTGGTTCCGAACCCTTATGCCGATCGGTCCATGATGGTGGTGGTCCAAAGCGGGGAAAAGAATCTGAACAGATGGCTGACCGAGGAGAGAAATATCTACGAGGACTACCGCAGAGTGTTCAAAGACGAACCCCCCATGATTTCCGGGGTGGCGATCATGACCGATACGGACAACACCGGAGAATCCGCCACCGCCTACTACGGCGACATCCTCTTTTTCCATGCGAGGCCATGAGTAGAACCAGTGAAAAGAGATCTGTTTGGGGTGTGACGCATTCAAAAAAGTCGCATAGGCGTCAAGACTACGCGAACGGCATTCCGCGACCCTACAGGAATGTCTCAACTGCAGGCTTTCAATATTTTTTTGGCCCAGCCCGGCAGCGGACTTACTGACTCAATCAATGCTCCGCGTTCAATAACGGCAATCTTTCGGAAAGGAGCATCAAACAGGGAGTTGTCCAGCAGCCGCGCTTCGTCAATTAGGGGAAGGACGTTTGCGATATGTTTCATCGTCCTCGGGATGCGGCTCCTTATTTTCTGAGAAGGTACATTATGGCCGCCTTCAGCGACACGCTGATGTACACGGGCCTCATTCAGTTCCGGGGTTTCTAAATGGATGTACACAAGGACGATGTGGTAGCCCAGTGATTTTGCCCTGGCAATGAAATCTATCTTGGAGGGATGTGAAAATACCGTTTCAAAACAAAAGGAAATTCCTTGACGCAGGAGGTCCTCTCGAAGCCTTTCCGCGATGATCATGGCCTTATAGCTGGCAGATTCATTATTTACAGGGTTTATGGTCCTGGCAATGATATCGGCGTTGATCAGGTTGATGCCGCGGGATTTCAGGAAAAGACGGTAAAAGGTGGATTTGCCAGCGCCGTTGGTTGACTGTCAGAATCTTTTACGAGGCTCGCACAAGCCGCCGGGATTTAGATATCACAGGTTGTTGATGCCGGTGACATTTTGGGGTTTGTAGCAGGATAAAAGGGTTTTTAAGGCGGTCGAAGTTGCTTCGGATAGGAGGCACTCTTCTGATCAAGGCAACTGCCTAAACCACGCCAGATCTCTCCTCCTCATAGTTTCTTTTTTTTATTTCGATAAGTTATAGACACCGTCACTTCCCCACTTCCTTTTTTTCCGCCTCCTTAACCTTCGCACGCTCGGCTCTCTGTTCCATGACCATTTTGTAGGCCAGGTAATACTTGTAGATGTTGCTCACATACCGCACCGTTTCACGGCCGATCTTTTCCGCGGCAATGACTTCCACATGATTGAACCACCTGTTGGGATCGAGACCCCGCTTGGCCGCCTGTTTGCGAAGTTGAGAGACGCGGCCGGGGCCCGCATTATATGAGGCGAAGGTAAACAGCCCCTTATTCAGCGGGTCCATGGGCTCATTGGCGTAAAACTGGTCCATCATGAAGCGGATGTATTTCACGCCGGCGTGAATGTTGGGTTCGATTTTGGTGATGTCGGCAAACCCCATCTCCTTGCCCGTGCTCGGCAGCACCTGCATGATGCCGATGGCGCCCGACGGATTTCGCGCATTCTGGTCGAGTCTCGACTCCTGATACCCCTGAGCCATCATGAGCAGGTAATCCAGTTGGTATTTGTCTCCGTAATTCCGGAAAAACTCGATGGTAGCTTCGAACCTGGCCAGATCTTCCTTGGAGGTGGCGTTCCTAACAAGCTTTGTGTTCTTGAGATATTTCTGCAGCAATATATTGCGTGTCTTGGAGCCCTCAGCATAGTGGGAAAGGAACTCGTCAAGCGCTGCCTTGAGCTTCGGGTTGTTCTTGCGGATCATGACCCCGAGTTCCCCACCGGTTCGGACGGCCGCTTCCGGGTGCAAGACAATATTCTTGAAGATCTGCTTCCAGAACTCGGCAATGTGGTTGTCCACAATCGTGAACTTCACAAGACCGGCATTTACCATCTCCAAAATGTCTTCATCCTCCAGCTCGGGTGGCGCGAGCCTCACCTTCACCGGCGCCTTGCCTGCCTTTTTCAGCTCGGCATTGAGATTCTGGATGCTTTCGTAATAGCTCGCCGTTTTCCGTATATAAACCTCTTTCCCCGATAGGTCCTGAAGGGTAGAGATCGGCTCGGCCCCGGGACCGGTGACCGCGATCTCGCAGACATTCCTCCTCGTCGGCTCGGTAAAGTCCACCTGCTTGAGGCGCTCCGGGGTGATCGTCAGATTGGCGACGGCCATATCCCCTCGGCCCTCAATCAGGGCCGGGATAAGTTCATCATAAGACACGGGTATGAACACAACATGGACGCGAACATGCTTTTTTTTGAGCTTTTTGTTGACGCTGTCCTCGAAAAGCCGGCCCATGTCATAGGTGAGCCCCCGCTGAGTTGCCTTGTCAACAAAAAAATGGGTTTTTGAGTAGGTTACCAGGATGCGGATGACACGCCGCTTTATGATCGCATCGAAATCCCCGGTCAATTTCTGCTGGGTAATATCCGGCAGAGAATAGAACTTCTTGGCAGGCTGATTCGCCTGTTTGTCCGGCGTCTGCGCCAAGGCAAGCACCGCAAATACCAGATTGAGGGCCACAGTCAGAGAGACGATTTCCTGTTTCATCTTACTCCTCATCGCATATTCTTCAATTCGACTTACTTTTTGTTCAGCTCTTATCAAGGTTAAACAGCATCATGGCAGTTCCTTCTGGTAAACCACGCCCTCCTGGTTCACGACAAAGGTCAGCACACCGGATATCTCATATCGTATCGGAAAGGCCACCAGCGCAAAACCGCCGATCATTTTGCCATCGACCCCATGCGCGCGTGCGCCGCCGGGCGCGTCCTTCCCCCTGAGCCTTCAGTATGCGGTGCCGACGGACGGATGATTCCTGTCCCTCCTCTTCAGCGGGCAGCACCTTGGCATAGATATCATCAAAACAATGGGCTTCCGCGCAGAAATCGAATATCAACTTGATAACTGAAGCGCACCCAACCATCAACCCTCATCACGACTTCTGCCTTGATTGATTTCTATAGAGTCGCTCGAGCATCTGAATCGGCATGCCGCCAAGGAATCCCAGGATCATGACCTGATTCACAAGAGTTGTGCGAACGACCCCCAGATGTTGCCAGCGCCGTGCCGAGGTGATGGCCGCATCGGAAAGCGTGACAATCCTGCCGCGAATGCGAAGGCGACGCATCAACACGAAATCCTCCATGATGGGCATGGGAGGGAACCCGCCCATCTCGTCAAAGACCCTTTTTTCGAGAAAGAGCCCCTGGTCTCCATAGGGCAGTTGAACCACGCGGGACCGAAGGTTGGTGACCCATTCGACCAGTCGCATGCCGGGGCTGTCCTCGTCCGTCTTGAAACGGAATGCGCCCCCTGCTATCGAAGGATCATCCAGGGCCGCGCGGATCTTGCCGGCATATCCTTCGGGCGGCAGCGTATCGGCATGGAGAAAGAAGAGGATACGCCCCCGGGCAATGGCGGCGCCGGCGTTCTGCTGAAAGGCCCGGCCCCCGGATACCTCCAACACGGTTGCCCCGGACCGGGCCGCCATGTCACGGGTGCCATCGTCGCTCCCTCCGTCTGCTACGATACGTTCGATTTTCTCTGAAAGCAGCAGACGATCCAGCAGGCGATTGATCGTGCGATATTCATTAAGGGTCGGAATAATAACGGAAACCAAGGGCCCGCCCGAAAACAGATCCGAGAAGCGGGGGTCCGTGCGAAGGGGCCCCAGGTCCTCGGGACGATCTAC
Protein-coding sequences here:
- a CDS encoding DUF3047 domain-containing protein, whose protein sequence is MRVVLIGVWIVLFTGYGIVRGEPSSVLEVGAFSTEKAGNSLPARWEPLHFRDIKIHTHYRLVEADGQVVVQAKADASASGLIRRISIDPKEYPIVQWRWKVSNVLQKGNVHRKDGDDYPARLYILFEYDPDRLGFFERLKYETAKLFYGAYPPLASINYIWASNAPEGLVVPNPYADRSMMVVVQSGEKNLNRWLTEERNIYEDYRRVFKDEPPMISGVAIMTDTDNTGESATAYYGDILFFHARP
- a CDS encoding zeta toxin family protein, whose protein sequence is MKSRGINLINADIIARTINPVNNESASYKAMIIAERLREDLLRQGISFCFETVFSHPSKIDFIARAKSLGYHIVLVYIHLETPELNEARVHQRVAEGGHNVPSQKIRSRIPRTMKHIANVLPLIDEARLLDNSLFDAPFRKIAVIERGALIESVSPLPGWAKKILKACS
- a CDS encoding transporter substrate-binding domain-containing protein; its protein translation is MRSKMKQEIVSLTVALNLVFAVLALAQTPDKQANQPAKKFYSLPDITQQKLTGDFDAIIKRRVIRILVTYSKTHFFVDKATQRGLTYDMGRLFEDSVNKKLKKKHVRVHVVFIPVSYDELIPALIEGRGDMAVANLTITPERLKQVDFTEPTRRNVCEIAVTGPGAEPISTLQDLSGKEVYIRKTASYYESIQNLNAELKKAGKAPVKVRLAPPELEDEDILEMVNAGLVKFTIVDNHIAEFWKQIFKNIVLHPEAAVRTGGELGVMIRKNNPKLKAALDEFLSHYAEGSKTRNILLQKYLKNTKLVRNATSKEDLARFEATIEFFRNYGDKYQLDYLLMMAQGYQESRLDQNARNPSGAIGIMQVLPSTGKEMGFADITKIEPNIHAGVKYIRFMMDQFYANEPMDPLNKGLFTFASYNAGPGRVSQLRKQAAKRGLDPNRWFNHVEVIAAEKIGRETVRYVSNIYKYYLAYKMVMEQRAERAKVKEAEKKEVGK
- a CDS encoding TIGR04283 family arsenosugar biosynthesis glycosyltransferase, which codes for MDFSSHCYAMTSGIPHILILARYPVPGRVKTRLVRALGPGGSARLHRRMTEHVAGVARGVRDAEETGTGVEITICYTGASRRDFRTWLGMDFQYAPQGTGDLGARMARAFDRVFQKGAGPAVLVGTDVPGITSDILHQTLQALRGNDVVLGRAADGGYYLIGMRSPFPGVFDPIDWGTGRVYEQTRSRIRSLGLTCADLPVLQDVDRPEDLGPLRTDPRFSDLFSGGPLVSVIIPTLNEYRTINRLLDRLLLSEKIERIVADGGSDDGTRDMAARSGATVLEVSGGRAFQQNAGAAIARGRILFFLHADTLPPEGYAGKIRAALDDPSIAGGAFRFKTDEDSPGMRLVEWVTNLRSRVVQLPYGDQGLFLEKRVFDEMGGFPPMPIMEDFVLMRRLRIRGRIVTLSDAAITSARRWQHLGVVRTTLVNQVMILGFLGGMPIQMLERLYRNQSRQKS